GGCACcatctttgtgtattaatgaccgacaccatctttgtgtattaatgaccgacaccatcgatctttgtgtattaatgaccaACGCCATCGTTTTGTATTAATGACCGACACcatctttgtgtattaatgaccgacACCATCGTTTTGTATTAATGACCGACACCATCTTTGTATATTAATGACCGACACCATCTTTGTATATTAATGACCGACACAATCtttgtctgtgtattaatgaccgacaccatctttgtgtattaatgaccgacACCATCTTTGTATATTAATGACCGACACCATCTTTGTATATTAATGACAGACACCATCTTTGTATATTAATGACCGACACcatctttgtgtattaatgaccgacACCATCTTTGTATATTAATGACCGACACAATCtttgtctgtgtattaatgaccaACACcatctgtgtattaatgaccgacaccatctttgtatattaatgaccgacaccatctttgtgtattaatgaccgacactatctttgtgtattaatgaccgatactatcattgtgtattaatgaccgataccatctttgtgtattaatgaccgacaccatctttgtgtattaatgaccgacgctatctttgtgtattaatgaccgacaccatctatgtgtattaatgaccgacACCATCTTTGTATATTAATGACCGACACCGTCTTTGTATATTGATGACTGGCACCATCTTTGTATATTAATGATTGACATCAtctttgtatataaatgacCGATACTATCTTTGTGTTTTAATGACCGACACTATCATCATTGTGAATTGATGACTGGCACcatctttgtgtattaatgaccgacaccatctttgtgtattaatgaccgacaccatcgatctttgtgtattaatgaccaACGCCATCGTTTTGTATTAATGACCGACACcatctttgtgtattaatgaccgacACCATCGTTTTGTATTAATGACCGACACcatctttgtgtattaatgaccgaTACTATCTTTAGCCATGTTTTAAtgacttatacatgtatcaacttATTATTAATGACCGGCACAATCATTGCCCGTTAATCACAACAGCCAAAGCTGAAGTTACTTCTGCAATGTTTTAGATCACTGTTTGGTAATGATTTGTAAAAGAAATTGAAACtatcattgtatttattttgacatttgtatCCAATTTGTTTTAGAAAGTTTGTAGCCGCCCTGAACTAATCGATTTTGACTTCTCTTGTAGTGACCAATTCCACATGCGTTTCATTTCTAGATGAGTGTTGGAGTCCTGTAACTTTTTCACCAACTCTGACATTTTTGTACCATGAACGGATCGAGTCATTGATGCAAAATTTTGCTTTGAAGTTTTCAAGCTCTGGATGTGCTTCAATACTTGTTACATCCTCTTTCATAAAAACTGTAAAATTCAAATGTAGCCAGACCAAGACAGCAGCTTCTGCAAGAGATTGCTTATGAACAAAGTTAACTCCAAATATTTTCCGGAGAAGTACATCATTTTTGCAATCATATGCATAAAACATTAAGTTTGAAGGAGTACAACCAAATGCCGGGACTGCTAACCCTGCAAGTTGCTCATTTTGATTTACCTGAGCAAAAGCATTGGTAATTGTCTGGGCCATTAACCGACTACAAGCAGCAGATTTAGGATTGGTTTCTGGAAATACATCTCTGACTTTTTTAACTTCAACCTCTTGTATGTCACTTGGCAAACCCTGCCATTGTTCTTCAGAATCAGGTATATAACTGTCCGGTTCTGGCTGTTCCTGTTCTGACCACACTGCCACAGGTACAGTCTGGTTAATAAACATGTCAGCATAACCATGCCAGGTGTATTCAACTCctgtaaaaataaacaaaacaagagttGATGAATGTGACGAGGTGATCAATTAGAgaaggtggtgactgtgatgaggtggtgagtatgatgaggtggtgactgtgatgagaTGGTGACTGtggatgaggtggtgactgtgatgaggtggtgactgggatgaggtggtgaatgtgatgaggtggtgagtGTGGATGAGGTGGTGAATGTGGTGAGGCGGTgaatgtgatgaggtggtgactgatgaggtggtgactgtgatgaggtggtgactgggatgaggtggtgaatgtgatgaggtggtgaatgTGGTGAGGCGGTgaatgtgatgaggtggtgactgatgaggtggtgactgtgacGAGGTGGTGACTGATGAAGTGGTCaatgtgatgaggtggtgactgtgatgaggtggtgactgtgatgagtTGATGAATGTGATGAGGTTGTAACTGATGAAGTAGTCaatgtgatgaggtggtgactgtggtcaggtggtgactgtgatgaagtggtgactgtgatgaggtggtgactgtggtgaagtggtgactgatgaagtggtgactgtgatgaggtggtgaatgTGATGAGGTGGTCAATTAGAGAAGGTGGTGATTGATCAAGTGGTCaatgtgatgaggtggtgactgtcaaggtggtgactgtgatacGGTGGTGACTGGATGaggtgatgaggtggtgactttcatgaggtggtgaatgtgatgaggtggtgaatgtgatgaggtggtgactatgatgaggtggtgaatgtggtgaggtggtgactgtgatgaggtggtgactgatgaagtggtcaatgtgatgaggtggtgactgtgatgaggtggtgactgtgatgaggtggtgactgatgaagtggtgactgtgatgaggtggtgactgatgaagtggtgactgtgatgaggtggtgaccgtggatgaggtggtgactgtgatgaggtggtgagtATGGAGAGGCGGTGAGTGTGGTGAGGCATCGagtgtgatgaggtggtgactgtgatgaggtggtgactgtgatgaggtggtgactgtggtgaggtggtgactgtggtgaggcaTCGagtgtgatgaggtggtgactgtgatgaggtggtgaatgtgatgaggtggtgagtATGGAGAGGCGGTGAGTGTGATGAGTTGATGAATGTGATGAGGTGGTCAAATCGAGAAGCGGTGACTGATGAAGTGGTCaatgtgatgaggtggtgactgtgatgaggtggtgactttgatgaggtggtgactgtgatgaggtggtgactgtggtgaggtggtgactgtgataaggtggtgactgtgatgaggtggtgactgtggatGAAGTGGTGACtttgatgaggtggtgactgtggatgaggtggtgaatgtgatgaggtggtgGCTGTGGATGAGGTGGTGAATGTGATGaagtggtgactgtgatgaggtggtgactgtgatgaggtggtgaatgTGATGAAGAGGTGAATGTGATAGGTGGTGACTGATGAGGTGGTgaatgtgatgaggtggtgaatgTGATGAGTTGGTGAATGTGATGaagtggtgactgtgatgaggtggtgactgtgatgaggcggtgaatgtgatgaggtggtgactgatGAGGTGGTGAATGTAATGaagtggtgactgtgatgaggtggtgactgtgatgaggtggtgactgtggatgaggtggtgactttgatgaggtggtgactgtggatGAGGTGGTGagtgtgatgaggtggtgactgtggatGAGGTGGTGAGTGTGATGAGgcggtgactgtggtgaggcaGTGACTGTGATGAGATGGTGACCGTGATGAGGTGTTGACTGTGATGAGCTGGTGAATGTGATGAgatggtgactgtggtgaggtggtgactgtggtgaggtggtgactgtgatgaggtggtgactgtgatgaggtggtgaatgtgatgaggtggtgactgtggtgaggtggtgactgtgatgaggtggtgactgtggtgaggtggtgactgtggtgaggcaTCGagtgtgatgaggtggtgactgtgatgaggtggtgaatgtgatgaggtggtgagtATGGAGAGGCGGTGAGTGTGATGAGTTGATAAATGTGATGAGGTGGTCAAATCGAGAAGCGGTGACTGATGAAGTGGTCaatgtgatgaggtggtgactgtgatgaggtggtgactttgatgaggtggtgactgtgatgaggtggtgactgtggtgaggtggtgactgtgataaggtggtgactgtgatgaggtggtgactgtggatgaggtggtgactttgatgaggtggtgactgtggatgaggtggtgaatgtgatgaggtggtgactttgatgaggtggtgaatgtgatgaggtggtgactttgatgaggtggtgactgtggatgaggtggtgactgtgataaggtggtgactgtggatgaggtggtgaatgtgatgaggtggtgactttgatgaggtggtgactgtggatgaggtggtgaatgtgatgaggtggtgactttGATAAGGTGGTGACTGTGGATGAGGTGGTGAATGTGATGAAGTGGTGAATGTGATGAAGAGGTGAATGTGATAGGTGGTGACTGATGAGGTGGTgaatgtgatgaggtggtgaatgTGATGAGTTGGTGAATGTGATGaagtggtgactgtgatgaggtggtgactgtgatgaggcggtgaatgtgatgaggtggtgactgatGAGGTGGTGAATGTAATGaagtggtgactgtgatgaggtggtgactgtgatgaggtggtgactgtggatgaggtggtgactttgatgaggtggtgactgtggatGAGGTGGTGagtgtgatgaggtggtgactgtggatGAGGTGGTGAGTGTGATGAGgcggtgactgtggtgaggcaGTGACTGTGATGAGATGGTGACCGTGATGAGGTGTTGACTGTGATGAGCTGGTGAATGTGATGAgatggtgactgtggtgaggtggtgactgtggtgaggtggtgactgtgatgaggtggtgactgtgatgaggtggtgaatgtgatgaggtggtgactgtggtgaggtggtgactgtggtgaggtggtgactgtggtgaggtggtgactgtgatgaggtggtgactgatgaagtggtgactgtgatgaggtggtgactgtggatgaggtggtgactgtgatgaggttGTGAGTATGGAGAGGCGTTGAGTGTGGTGAGGCATCGagtgtgatgaggtggtgactttgatgaggtggtgactgtgatgaggtggtgactgtggtgaggtggtgactgtggtgaggtatcgagtgtgatgaggtggtgactgtgatgaggtggtgaatgtgatgaggtggtgagtATGGAGAGGCGGTGAGTGTGATGAGTTGATGAATGTGATGAGGTGGTCAAATCGAGAAGCGGTGACTGATGAAGTGGTCaatgtgatgaggtggtgactgtgatgaggtggtgactttgatgaggtggtgactgtgatgaggtggtgactgtggtgaggtggtgactgtgataaGGTGGTGactgatgaggtggtgactgtggatgaggtggtgactttgatgaggtggtgactgtggatGAGGTGGTGAATGTGATGAAGTGGTGAATGTGATGAAGAGGTgaatgtgatgaggtggtgactgatgaggtggtgaatgtgatgaggtggtgactgtgatgaggtggtgactgtgatgaggcggtgaatgtgatgaggtggtgactgatGAGGTGGTGAATGTAATGaagtggtgactgtgatgaggtggtgactgtgatgaggtggtgactgtggttGAGGTGGTGACtttgatgaggtggtgactgtggatGAGGTGGTGagtgtgatgaggtggtgactgtggatGAGGTGGTGAGTGTGATGAGgcggtgactgtggtgaggcaGTGACTGTGATGAGATGGTGACCGTGATGAGGTGTTGACTGTGATGAGCTGGTGAATGTGATGAgatggtgactgtggtgaggtggtgactgtggtgaggtggtgactgtgatgaggtggtgactgtgatgaggtggtgaatgtgatgaggtggtgactgtggtgaggtggtgactgtggtgaggtggtgactgtgatgagctggtgactgtgatgaggtggtgactgtaatgaggtggtgactgtaatgaggtggtgactgtgatgaggtggtgactgtggtgaggtgttgactgtgatgaggtggtgactgtgatgaggcggtgactgtggtgaggtggtgactgtggtgaggtggtaACTGTGAAGaagtggtgactgtgatgaggtggtgactgtgataaGGTGGTGACagtggtgaggtggtgactgtggtgaggtggttACTGTGATGAAGTGGTGACTGTAAtaaggtggtgactgtggtgaggtgttgactgtgatgaggtggtgactgtgatgaggcggtgactgtggtgaggtggtgactgtgataaggtggtgactgtggtgaggtggtgaatgtgatgagatggtgactgtgatgaggtggtaactgtgatgaggtggtgactgtgatgaggtggtgactgtggatGAGGTGGTGagtgtgatgaggtggtgactgtggatGAGGTGGTGAGTGTGATGAGgcggtgactgtggtgaggcaGTGACTGTGATGAGATGGTGACCGTGATGAGGTGTTGACTGTGATGAGCTGGTGAATGTGATGAgatggtgactgtggtgaggtggtgactgtggtgaggtggtgactgtgatgaggtggtgactgtgatgaggtggtgaatgtgatgaggtggtgactgtggtgaggtggtgactgtggtgaggtggtgactgtggtgaggtggtgactgtgatgaggtggtgactgatgaagtggtgactgtgatgaggtggtgactgtggatgaggtggtgactgtgatgaggtggtgagtATGGAGAGGCGTTGAGTGTGGTGAGGCATCGagtgtgatgaggtggtgactttgatgaggtggtgactgtgatgaggtggtgactgtggtgaggtggtgactgtggtgaggcaTCGagtgtgatgaggtggtgactgtgatgaggtggtgaatgtgatgaggtggtgagtATGGAGAGGCGGTGAGTGTGATGAGTTGATGAATGTGATGAGGTGGTCAAATCGAGAAGCGGTGACTGATGAAGTGGTCaatgtgatgaggtggtgactgtgatgaggtggtgactttgatgaggtggtgactgtgatgaggtggtgactgtggtgaggtggtgactgtgataaGGTGGTGactgatgaggtggtgactgtggatgaggtggtgactttgatgaggtggtgactgtggatGAGGTGGTGAATGTGATGAAGTGGTGAATGTGATGAAGAGGTgaatgtgatgaggtggtgactgatgaggtggtgaatgtgatgaggtggtgactgtgatgaggtggtgactgtgatgaggcggtgaatgtgatgaggtggtgactgatGAGGTGGTGAATGTAATGaagtggtgactgtgatgaggtggtgactgtgatgaggtggtgactgtggttGAGGTGGTGACtttgatgaggtggtgactgtggatGAGGTGGTGAGTGTGATGAGGGTGGTGACTGTGGATGAGGTGGTGAGTGTGATGAGgcggtgactgtggtgaggcaGTGACTGTGATGAGATGGTGACCGTGATGAGGTGTTGACTGTGATGAGCTGGTGAATGTGATGAgatggtgactgtggtgaggtggtgactgtggtgaggtggtgactgtgatgaggtggtgactgtgatgaggtggtgaatgtgatgaggtggtgactgtggtgaggtggtgactgtggtgaggtggtgactgtgatgaggtggtgactgtgatgaggtggtgactgtaatgaggtggtgactgtaatgaggtggtgactgtgatgaggtggtgactgtggtgaggtgttgactgtgatgaggtggtgactgtgatgaggcggtgactgtggtgaggtggtgactgtggtgaggtggtaACTGTGAAGAattggtgactgtgatgaggtggtgactgtgataaGGTGGTGACagtggtgaggtggtgactgtggtgaggtggttACTGTGATGAAGTGGTGACTGTAAtaaggtggtgactgtggtgaggtgttgactgtgatgaggtggtgactgtgatgaggcggtgactgtggtgaggtggtgactgtgataaggtggtgactgtggtgaggtggtgaatgtgatgagatggtgactgtgatgaggtggtaactgtgatgaggtggtgactgtgatgaggtggtgactgtggtgaggtggtgactgtgatgagatggtgactgtgatgaggtggtgactgtggtgaggtggtgaatgtgatgagatggtgactgtgatgaggtggtaaCTGTGATGAgatggtgactgtgatgaggtggtgagtATGATGAgatggtgactgtgatgaggtggtaaCTGTGATGaagtggtgactgtgatgaggtggtgagtatgatgaggtggtgactgtggtgaggtggtgaatgtgatgagatggtgactgtgatgaggtggtgactgtggtgaggtggtgactgtggtgaggcggtgactgtgatgaggtggtgactgtggtgaggtggtgactgtgatgaggtggtgactgtggtgaggtggtgactgtggtgaggtggtgactgtggtgaggtggtgactgtggtgaggttcGTGACTGTAATGAGGTGGTGagtgtgatgaggtggtgactgtggtgaggtggtgactgtggtgaggtggtgactgtggtgaggttcGTGACAGTTATGAGGTGGTGAGGTGGTGAGCGTGATGAGGTGGTGAGcgtgatgaggtggtgactgtggtgaggtggtgagcgtgatgaggtggtgactgtaaTGAGGTGGTGAGTGTGATGAGGCGGTGACTGTTATAAAGTGGTTACTGTGATGAAGTGATGACTATTTAATACCCTGGGGGTGAGTTAGACCCAACAAGCcatatttatagaatatttaaacgTTTTGTTCATCTCTTAATGTTAAGCACGTTACATATGGTTATAAAATGGGGAACTCAACTAAGTCAACTTACCAAATAAATAAGCCCCTATGGTAGGTACAAAAACCCTGTCCATCCTCTGTGAATAATTAAAGGGTGGGGATAcagtattgatgatataaaagTTTAATAGTCTTTTTAGCCCCACCTTATCACCCTGGAGGTCAGCTATTTAATTTCAGGAATGCTACCAATCAGATATGGGAGAAAATCGTTCTTATTTGGAGAAGACACTTAAAGGATTAAGTGTTAGGACTCATTTTACACCCCACCCATTAATGAGCCTCGGGGCATCAACAATGGTTAAGGACACAAAATGACAAACAGAACAACAGACAACTGACAAAGGGTTAATCGAAGAGCCCATCATTCCATAACGGTGGGGTAAAAACTGAGTCCCCTCCTGCCCAATTGCACTGGGCACTGCGGGTCAAATTTAGTCATAATCCATTGTTCATTGTgatggtgactgtgatgaggttgtgaatgtgatgaggtggtgactgtggatGAGGTGGTGAGTGTGATGAAGTGGTGACTGTGAcgaggtggtgactgtggtgaggtggtgactgtgatgaggtggtgaatgtgatgaggtggtgactgtgatgaggtggtgactgtggtaaggtggtgaatgtgatgaggtggtgactgtgatgaggtggtgactgtggatGAGGTGGTGAGTGTGATGAAGTGGTgaatgtgatgaggtggtgactgtggtaaggtggtgaatgtgatgaggtggtgactgtgatgaggtggtgactgtgatgaggtggtgactgtgatgaggtggtgactgtgatgaggtggtgactgtgatgagttgatgaatgtgatgaggtggtgactgtgatgaggtggtgactgtgatgaggtggtgactttgatgaggtggtgactgtgatgaggtggtgactttgatgaggtggtgactgtgatgaggtggtgactgtgatgaggtggtgactgtgatgaggtggtgaatgTGGTGAGGTTCGTGACTGTGGTTAGgcggtgactgtgatgaggtggtgactgtgatgaggtggtgaatgtgatcaggtggtgactgtgatgaggtggtgactgtggtgaggttcGTGACTGTAATGAGGTGGTGagtgtgatgaggtggtgactgtggtgaggtggtgactgtggtgaggtggtgactgtggtgaggtggtgactgtggtgaggttcGTGACTGTTATGAGGTGGTGAGGTGGTGAGCGTGATGAGGTGGTGAGcgtgatgaggtggtgactgtggtgaggtggtgactgtgatgaggtggtgaatgtgatgaggtggtgactgtgataaggtggtgactgtgatgaggtggtgactttGATGAGGTGGTGAGTGTGATGAAGTGGTGACTGATGAAGTGGTCaatgtgatgaggtggtgaatATGATGAGGTGGTGAGTATGATGAGGTGGTGaatgtggtgaggtggtgagtgtgatgaggtggtgactgtgatgaggtggtgactgtgatgaggtggtgagtgtgatgaggtggtgactgtggtgaggtggtgagtgtgatgaggtggtgaatgtggtgaggtggtgactgtgatgaggtggtgagtgtgatgaggtggtgactgtgatgaggtggtgagtGTGATGAGGTGTCGACTGAGATAAGGTGGTGACTGTG
Above is a window of Pecten maximus unplaced genomic scaffold, xPecMax1.1, whole genome shotgun sequence DNA encoding:
- the LOC117318588 gene encoding uncharacterized protein LOC117318588 gives rise to the protein MATRDETPVAWKVLKDVIDERKNVQEMMTLQILSCNCFGGCHFTDAFVTTQEKLSMFSKLSPSGEKANGLYFQHVWDIPKLSRLIHEKQREEEDTSCIQSTKRPRLLSVEEKNAYVCLQTYLNDIDIHQNSLEKVLDGATACSKSDVVKVVDAHLFGPLSGGNCYIDNHMESSACSCGCGKQLKGGPTGLGVEYTWHGYADMFINQTVPVAVWSEQEQPEPDSYIPDSEEQWQGLPSDIQEVEVKKVRDVFPETNPKSAACSRLMAQTITNAFAQVNQNEQLAGLAVPAFGCTPSNLMFYAYDCKNDVLLRKIFGVNFVHKQSLAEAAVLVWLHLNFTVFMKEDVTSIEAHPELENFKAKFCINDSIRSWYKNVRVGEKVTGLQHSSRNETHVELVTTREVKID